From a single Miscanthus floridulus cultivar M001 chromosome 8, ASM1932011v1, whole genome shotgun sequence genomic region:
- the LOC136469541 gene encoding uncharacterized protein — MAGMQEKLSSTSESSTHHDGQHHTDRPPRFQKMDFPRFDGKSDPLIFINRCESYFRQQRTMPEEKVWMASYNLEDVAQLWFIQLQEDEGTPPWGRFKELLNLRFGPVLRSAPLFELSECRRTGSVEEYSNRFQALLPRAGRLEEGQRVQLYTGGLLPPLSHQVRIHAPETLAAAMSLARALELVELDRLNSTHAKTVPRAPGPPPAPRPGVLAALPAPVTPTPALQTLPASQAQPLALPAPPPRAGGKRLSMEEQAERRKLGLCYNCNEPYSRGHNRVCRRIFYIDGVVLDEEVPEEEAPVYSLHAVASVPVCGTLQLEVQVGAATLLALIDTGSTHCFISEAATQRAGLPVEPRPRLTATVANGERISCPGVLRQAPVVIDNRPFAVDLYIMPLAGYDLVLGTQCVAPPTPPRLHSTSVAEPLLEELLAAFADVFAEPWGLPPVRGRAHRILLKPGTEPVAVRPYRYPAAHKTELEQQCATMIANGIVRRSDSAFSSPVLLVKKPDESW; from the exons ATGGCGGGCATGCAGGAGAAGCTCAGCTCGACGTCCGAGTCCAGCACCCACCACGACGGCCAGCATCACACGGATCGCCCCCCGCGGTTCCAGAAGATGGATTTTCCGCGCTTCGACGGTAAATCCGACCCACTGATTTTTATTAATCGGTGTGAGTCGTATTTTCGCCAGCAACGCACCATGCCGGAGGAGAAGGTGTGGATGGCGTCGTACAATCTGGAGGACGTGGCCCAACTATGGTTCATCCAACTCCAGGAGGATGAGGGCACACCACCATGGGGGCGCTTCAAGGAGCTCCTGAACCTTCGCTTTGGCCCGGTGCTGCGGTCCGCCCCGCTGTTCGAGCTCTCCGAGTGCCGCCGCACGGGGTCGGTCGAGGAGTACTCCAACCGCTTCCAGGCGCTCCTCCCTCGCGCGGGCCGCCTCGAGGAGGGCCAGCGGGTGCAGCTCTACACCGGCGGGTTGCTGCCACCGCTCAGCCACCAAGTGCGCATCCACGCGCCCGAAACACTGGCGGCGGCCATGAGTTTGGCGCGGGCCCTAGAACTCGTCGAACTGGACCGCCTCAACTCCACCCACGCCAAGACTGTGCCGCGCGCGCCTGGTCCACCGCCTGCACCGCGCCCAGGCGTCCTGGCGGCCCTGCCAGCGCCCGTCACCCCGACCCCGGCGCTCCAGACGCTGCCAGCTTCCCAGGCGCAACCCCTGGCCCTACCGGCGCCACCACCAAGGGCTGGGGGCAAGCGCCTCTCCATGGAGGAGCAGGCAGAACGGCGTAAACTCGGGCTCTGCTACAACTGCAATGAGCCCTACTCCCGCGGCCACAACAGAGTATGCCGCCGCATCTTCTACATCGACGGGGTCGTGCTGGATGAGGAGGTACCCGAGGAGGAGGCGCCGGTCTACTCTCTACACGCCGTCGCCAGCGTCCCTGTGTGCGGCACCCTCCAGCTTGAGGTGCAGGTGGGCGCGGCCACGCTGCTCGCCCTTATCGACACGGGCTCCACCCACTGCTTCATCAGCGAAGCAGCCACGCAGCGGGCTGGCCTGCCCGTCGAGCCTCGGCCTCGGCTCACGGCGACCGTGGCCAATGGCGAACGCATCTCCTGTCCGGGCGTTCTGCGCCAAGCGCCCGTTGTCATCGACAATCGGCCGTTCGCGGTCGACTTGTACATCATGCCCCTGGCCGGATATGACTTAGTGCTGGGCACCCAGTG CGTCGCTCCGCCAACACCACCGCGCCTCCACTCTACTTCGGTGGCCGAGCCCCTCCTAGAGGAGCTCCTCGCCGCGTTCGCCGACGTGTTCGCGGAGCCGTGGGGCCTCCCTCCAGTGCGTGGCCGCGCACACCGCATCCTCCTCAAGCCCGGCACCGAGCCAGTGGCAGTGCGGCCCTATAGGTATCCGGCCGCCCACAAGACGGAGCTGGAGCAGCAGTGCGCGACCATGATCGCGAATGGCATCGTCCGGCGCAGCGACTCCGCCTTCTCCTcgccggtcctcctcgtcaagaagccggacgagtcctggtga